Proteins encoded together in one Thermomonospora curvata DSM 43183 window:
- a CDS encoding alpha/beta fold hydrolase, giving the protein MSTPRFLTLPPGVRRTEISTSRGTFAALEALPGSGVPERPPALLVPGFTGSKEDFIAVLPTLARAGRRVVAIDMRGQYETAGPDDPAAYTCAALGLDVAALLEALGPEPAHLVGHSFGGLVTREAILGAGARPLTYTLMSSGPGAITGPRAKDAAALVAELPRIGLERVWHDHMEPDALRNGVPPHIVDFLRTRMLRNNVTGLLSMAQELLVCPDRVEELAKLSADIDLPVLVLYGEDDNAWSPQIQAAMAERLSAEKVVIPGAAHSPAVEAPETTASTLADFWRQGECRRLTR; this is encoded by the coding sequence TTGAGTACCCCCCGGTTTCTGACCCTGCCCCCCGGTGTCCGCCGGACCGAGATCTCCACCTCGCGCGGGACGTTCGCCGCGCTGGAGGCGCTGCCCGGCTCCGGTGTGCCCGAACGCCCGCCGGCGCTGCTGGTCCCCGGGTTCACCGGCAGCAAGGAGGACTTCATCGCCGTGCTGCCGACGCTGGCGCGGGCCGGCCGGCGGGTGGTGGCGATCGACATGCGCGGGCAGTACGAGACCGCGGGCCCCGATGATCCGGCCGCCTACACCTGTGCCGCGCTGGGCCTGGACGTGGCGGCTCTGCTGGAGGCGCTGGGTCCCGAGCCGGCCCACCTGGTGGGGCACTCCTTCGGCGGGCTGGTGACCCGGGAGGCCATTCTCGGCGCGGGCGCCCGTCCGCTGACCTACACGCTGATGAGCTCCGGGCCGGGCGCCATCACCGGGCCGCGGGCCAAGGACGCCGCCGCGCTGGTGGCGGAGCTGCCGCGCATCGGCCTGGAGCGGGTGTGGCATGACCACATGGAGCCGGACGCCCTGCGCAACGGCGTCCCGCCGCACATCGTGGACTTTCTGCGCACGCGGATGCTGCGCAACAACGTGACCGGCCTGCTGAGCATGGCCCAGGAGCTTTTGGTGTGCCCGGACCGGGTGGAGGAGCTGGCCAAGCTGTCCGCCGACATCGACCTGCCGGTGCTGGTGCTCTACGGCGAGGACGACAACGCCTGGTCGCCGCAGATCCAGGCGGCGATGGCCGAGCGGCTGAGCGCCGAGAAGGTGGTGATCCCGGGCGCGGCGCACTCCCCCGCCGTGGAGGCCCCGGAGACCACCGCCAGCACCTTGGCCGACTTCTGGCGCCAGGGTGAGTGCCGCCGCCTGACCCGCTGA
- a CDS encoding DEAD/DEAH box helicase: MCSEIADALESEGIVDAFPIQEMALPIGLRGYDIIGQARTGTGKTLAFGIPLLQRIEHGGKAPRGLVLAPTRELASQVTDDLLVAGGKLGTRVVAVYGGRAYEPQIQALRDGVDVVVGTPGRLLDLARQGHLDLSQIQMLVLDEADRMLDLGFLPDIERIIELVPAERQTMLFSATMPGEIVALSRRYLNRPTNVRAEVHTESEATPQVTQHVFQTHPMDKPEVLARLLQANGRGLTMVFCQTKRACDRIAADLTRRGFAAAAVHGDLGQGQRERALRAFRSGKVDVLVATDVAARGLDVEDVTHVINYECPDSAETHVHRIGRTGRAGREGTAVTLVDWSDLPRWKLINNALQLPFGEPPETYSTSDHLYEALDIPREATGTLPKERRGRAGLEAEELEDIGETGKSRSRERTRTRKRSRRRVRTRGGKPIEPADQPDRPLQEERDEQVPEAVDEPAAGQAGHEPEPERTAFVPAPEPIVPPTDAVTGVPLVTFLPPPSGSGFDPVVEAPQRPRSRSRRRTRGGRPTGDRTG, encoded by the coding sequence GTGTGTTCCGAGATAGCCGACGCCCTGGAGTCCGAGGGCATCGTCGACGCGTTCCCCATCCAAGAGATGGCCCTGCCCATAGGGCTTCGCGGGTACGACATCATCGGCCAGGCACGTACCGGCACCGGCAAGACCCTCGCCTTCGGAATTCCGCTGCTGCAGCGCATCGAGCACGGCGGCAAGGCCCCGCGCGGGCTGGTGCTGGCCCCCACCCGCGAGCTGGCCTCCCAGGTCACCGACGACCTGCTGGTGGCCGGCGGCAAGCTGGGCACCCGGGTGGTGGCGGTGTACGGAGGCCGGGCCTACGAGCCGCAGATCCAGGCGCTGCGCGACGGCGTGGACGTGGTGGTCGGCACCCCGGGCCGGCTGCTGGACCTGGCCCGCCAGGGGCACCTGGACCTGTCGCAGATCCAGATGCTGGTGCTGGACGAGGCCGACCGCATGCTCGACCTGGGCTTCCTGCCCGACATCGAGCGGATCATCGAGCTGGTCCCCGCCGAGCGGCAGACCATGCTGTTCTCGGCCACCATGCCCGGCGAGATCGTGGCGCTGTCGCGGCGCTACCTGAACCGGCCCACCAACGTGCGGGCCGAGGTGCACACCGAGTCCGAGGCCACCCCGCAGGTCACCCAGCACGTCTTCCAGACCCACCCGATGGACAAGCCGGAGGTGCTGGCCCGGCTGCTGCAGGCCAATGGGCGCGGGCTGACCATGGTGTTCTGCCAGACCAAGCGGGCCTGCGACCGCATCGCGGCCGATCTGACCCGCCGCGGGTTCGCCGCCGCCGCGGTGCACGGCGACCTGGGCCAGGGCCAGCGGGAGCGGGCGCTGCGGGCCTTCCGCTCCGGCAAGGTCGATGTGCTGGTGGCCACCGACGTGGCCGCCCGCGGGCTGGACGTCGAGGACGTCACCCACGTGATCAACTACGAGTGCCCGGACTCGGCGGAGACCCATGTGCACCGCATCGGCCGCACCGGCCGGGCGGGCCGGGAGGGCACCGCGGTCACGCTGGTGGACTGGAGCGACCTGCCGCGCTGGAAGCTGATCAACAACGCGCTGCAGCTGCCGTTCGGCGAGCCCCCGGAGACCTACTCCACCTCCGACCACCTCTATGAGGCGCTGGACATCCCGCGGGAGGCGACCGGCACGCTGCCCAAGGAGCGGCGCGGCCGCGCGGGGCTGGAGGCCGAGGAGCTGGAGGACATCGGCGAGACCGGCAAGAGCCGCTCCCGCGAGCGGACCAGGACCCGCAAGCGCAGCCGCCGGCGGGTGCGCACCCGCGGCGGCAAGCCGATCGAGCCCGCCGACCAGCCGGACCGCCCCCTGCAGGAGGAGCGGGACGAGCAGGTCCCCGAGGCGGTGGACGAGCCCGCCGCCGGGCAGGCCGGCCACGAGCCCGAGCCGGAGCGGACCGCCTTCGTCCCGGCGCCCGAGCCGATCGTGCCGCCGACCGATGCGGTCACCGGGGTGCCGCTGGTGACCTTCCTGCCGCCGCCGAGCGGGAGCGGCTTCGACCCGGTCGTGGAGGCCCCGCAACGCCCCCGCAGCCGTTCCCGGCGGCGCACTCGGGGCGGGCGCCCCACCGGCGACCGGACCGGCTGA